CATCATTACCTAAATTTTTAGCTACTTTGGATTCAGGTTTTGCTAATTTTATTCCAAATATCTCTTTTATAAATTCCGGTAACATATTCAGAATATTTTCATTGGTTATTACTTTCTCAGGAAAGAATAATCTTGCTATTCTTTGTTTAGTTAATATATCAGATACCTCATAAATGTCTCCTAAATGACAAAATATATTATTCCCTTCTTTCTTTCCATACATTCTTACCCCGGCCTTTAAGGCTTGCTCACGTAATTCAGAAGCACAATTTTTCAAATACACTTTACAACTGTTCTTAATAAGGAAATAATCATCATAATCAATTTTCCCCATTGAAAAAAGCTGATGTGCATTTAAACTTCTATCAATTGATTTATCCATCGCCCTTCCAATCTCTCGTTTTTTACTTTGGTAAGCTTCCTGTTTTCCTTTATTAATTTCTTTCAAGAAATCATTGGCTATCTTTAAAAAAGAAATATCAATCTGAGCTTCCTTAAGAAAAGTTAGAAAACCTGTATTAAGATAATCCGCCCTAATACGATACTTGCATTCTCCCGCACAATGGTAATAATAGTATTTCTTACATCTCCCTTGCGATGAACTTGCTGTCAATGTTTTTCCACAGATGGGGCATAAAAGAACTCCTCTTAATATAAAATTTTCATTAAGTACTTTTTTATTTTTGACGAACTTTAAGTTATTTAAGTCTCGTAATACTTTTTGAACTTGCTCAAATAGCATTACAGATACAATTCCTGTGTGTAACCCATTAATAATCTTGCTTTTTTCATTTTCGGATTCAGGAACCTTAATTTGTCCACAATAAATAGGATTTCTTATTAATCTATAGAAAGCACTCATACTACATTTTAAGCCTTTAGAGATAGCATTCTTGTATATTTCTGATACTGTAACTCTTTTTTCTTTTATTATCTCTTCAAAGGCTTCACGAATTATAAAAGCTTCAGGAGCATAGGGAGCAATATATTTTCTTCCATCCGCTGTTACTTTATTCCGATATCCTAAAGGAGCTTTATTTATCCATCGACCTTCTAGCCTTGCCTTTTGCATACCCAAACTCACATTCCGGCTTCTTTTATCATTTTCGACTTCAGATGTAGCCAGATATACTGCAAGTATAATCTTACTTTCCGGTATAGAAAAATCTATTGGTTGATCAATAGCCTGAAGAGAAACTCCCATACTTCCAAGCTTCTCAAGCATTAAATAAGCATCTGTAATATTACGACTAAATCTATCCCAGTAAGTAAAGAGTATAATAGCTGGACGATTTTTAAGAGATTTAACTTTAAACATCAATTTATTCCATGATGGACGATTAAATGTTTTAGCTGAATAATCCTCGAAAATAGTTTCTGTAATAATCAGGTTATTATATTTACAATAATGCACAAGACGCTCCAACTGGCTGCGCTGGGAATATCCTTTTACAGCCTGCTCATCTGTACTAACTCGTATATAAAGATAAACGGCAGGCATCAGGTGGTGTTTTGTTGAAAAATGCTATACAATTAAAACGTGGAATTTATGTATTTATTGAAAAACAATACGGTTTTAAATTAAGTTTTAACAAACTTTAAATACAACAAATTAAGCAACGCACAATACTTCAATATACTACTACAATAATTCCTAATTACGATTTTGAAGAACCAAAACTTTTGATATAAGTAAATTAAATTTTAAATTCTATTGATGCAGTATGTCACTACACAGACATCTTTAGTTTAGTTGACACATTTAAACATATCATAACCCAAATTCAATAATTTAAATCTATCCAGATTCTTACATTTCATTTTTTAATAAAAATTTGTAACTTGTTAACAAGTGTTGTGAAATAAGATTTCAATAACTACTAATAGCCATAATTATAAACTGAAGCTAGGTAAATCAATGCTAAAACAAAATATTACTAGCCAAATAGCCGAATCTTATCATCAACTAATCCCCTCAATGGAAGAAGGTTTGTTGATAATATCCTTGTATGAGAAAATTAAGACAGGAGAAATCGATCCAAATTTTTCTAATAAAGATATACAGAGGACAATTGAAGAGACTGTTTCTCTTTTACCTCCCTATTCAAATGTCCCAAATAAAGAAAGATTATTAAAAAACCTCCTTACTTACTTTATTGAAAGGCCAATCGAGCAAAAAAACTTATATACACTAACAGAGTACTCTCGAAAATTCGTATTGTTATTAGAACACAAACTGAACAACCCCTTTCGACAATTCCCATTAAGAGAAAGCTTCAAAAGATATACAAATTTCTCTGCGACTGAAATAAAGCAAATTAATCAATTTGAAAGCTGGTTCAATCAAGGGTTTCAAGCAACAACAAGAGAAAATGTTTTTGACCATCTCGAAGAGTTGAAAAATCAAGTGAAAGATGCTATAACAAGACTTAATAAGTTATTATATTCTGTAGATATTGACCCTAAGTCAATTGTGTCAGACTTTTCTGCAGTATTTTCGGATCTTGCAGAAAAAGCCGATGAGATACGAGACACTTTACGTTTGGGAAATAGTCTGCAGTATGAAATAGATTTGGTAGTTTCTTACTTTTATGAAAAAACACAGGAATACGGAACACCTATTACGGAGGTTCAAAAAGAAGAATTCAACGAATTGCATTATGCATTTTCACGTGCATCAGATATCAAAGAAGAAGTACTATCTTTCTTTAATATTGTAGACAATAAACTCGGGCAACTCAGAGAACAAATTCAGTATGCGAGCACCAAGCTCAACGAACTGCAGGAATTTCTAAGATACCAAAGCCAATTTAGAAATAATTTACGAAGACTATTTGAATATATAATGGAACATAGCACTGTAGAAAAATCTATGTTAATTTTTCCTGAAGAATTTTCTAAAAAATTTATAGTTCACGAAAAATTCAAATTAAGTGCTATGCCAGATCTCTATAAAAACCCATCACAAAGTAACTTAGTGATACAGATTCCAGAAGATAGGGAATATCATCAATCCGAACTATTATTGATTGAAGCTGAATTAACGCGTCAGCAAAGGACAGCAACACTTGTCAATAATCTAAAGGAGACTTTGAAAAATAATGAAATTACTGATTTGACGAAAGAATTTTACAATATCCTAGAGCATGAAAATGATGAAGAAACAGCAATTCAGGTTGTTCATGAGATTATTCAATATGCACATGATAATAAAATGCATGAATTACTTATCGATTGTAAAGTAAATACTCAATATTATAATAAACCGATCATAACATGGACTACGACTATAAAGACAGAGAAGTAAATCATGATTTTAGCTTTTTAAATTTCACTGATGTTCAAGCACATTTTGCTGACCTCAACATTTCGTTATTACGCGGAAGACACGTTCAAACCGGTGAAGGTTATATCTTTACACTAGTAAATAATTATGTTTCTGAATTTACATTTTACTACAGATCATTATATGGACTAGATTTAAAACGAGAAAAATCAGAAAATATAGAATATTACTATTTAGATTTTCCAGAAGAAGGTAAAGGTAAACTATATTCAAGTGATCGCCATAGAGAAATGTCAGCGTGGGATTCTCTCATTGCACTCATGTTACTCAATATGTATTATGACCGTTTGTTTGATCATACAAAAACAATCAATAGACCGATTTTAGAAAACGAAATTATGAACAGTGATCTAGCCCCTTCATATAAAAAAGTATTTTTCAATAACATTATAAGAGATTTTTATAGTGATCCCGAGTGGAAAACCGCAATGGATCATTATAAAAGAGCTCTCCGAACACTAGATCAACTTGGATGGGTCAAGCTTTTACCTGCCGGGGAAGGCGATGGAGATATTCTATTTATCATCAGAGAAAGCATAAATAGATTTGCCAATCTCTATCACTATGAGATTAGTCATTTTGATACTTTCGTAGAACAAATAATGCAAAAGAAGAACAAGAAATGAAGAACCCAATAATTTATTCTTTATCTACTGTTGGGATTTTAAAACATTATAACCAAGATTATCTTATCCATCCACAACGAACTGACTTCACCGGTTCCAACGGGGTTGGAAAATCAATCATTGCTGACCTCATTCAACTAATATTTATAAATGATCGTCATCTTTTTCAATTCGGGACAGAAGGATATAAAAAAGAAGTTCGACAAATTCACAAGCTTGCCTACAAGTGCAGGGATGCTTATGCATTTTTAACAATTGAGATTGAAGATGGCAAATTTATATGTTTAGGAGTCTGTATTCCAAACACAACCAATAGACCATTAAGACCATTCTTAATTACAGCAGATCCTAATAATACTAAAGATTTTAAGGATAGAGCTTTCACTATAGATAAAATTCCATCTTCAGCTAATTTCATAAAAGAATCAGGGCAAATATGCCTCGTTGAAGAATTAAGTAAAAATTCAGAGATAATTATGGTCTTTATTTTGAATCTTTTAGTACTCATGACAAGAAAGAGGAGCATTATGCGAATCTCTTCGACAGGGATATTCTCCCTATTAATTTAAGTGTACCTAGTAGTCTTAAAGCATTTGCCAAAATCATCCAGTCTTTCTCGAGAGCTAGAAGTGAAGGTGATAAATCGGATGCGTTGAAAGAATTCCTTTTTGACGGCAATGAAAAAGAATTGGAAGAATCTTTTGACGCACATAAAAACCAAATAGACAAGCTTTTACTGGACTTTGAGCAATTACAAAAATTCATTAACGATCTTGAAAGTAAACAAGAAGTCCTTAATGAACTTAAAACTTCTGAAGATAAATATAAGGAAAGCAATAAAGAATATTTGTTTAAAGAAGCGGGATATTATTTTGCTAATTGGAATAAAATAAAAGCAAGTTTAGATAGGACAGAAAATGAATATTCAATCTTTTTGAATACTGCTCACAAACTGGAAATTCAATTACCTCGAATAAAATTACTGTTTCTTGCCTACAAAGAAATGTATGAATTAAGTAAAAAGAGACTCGAATCAGTTCAGCAGGCTAAACAATTAGCTTCAAAAATCGAAGACTTACAAACTAGAATTGCAGAGTTTGATATAATAGATTTGCCAATTATTGAGGAATCATTGACAGGTTTATTTCAAATAGATGATTATCAAGACTACGAAATAATTAAGTATTGTAAAGAATTCCTTCCTATTTATAGTGATTATAAAAGTCTCTCCACTATAGAAGATCGGCTAGAAGTACAAATGAAAGCAATCAACTGTAGAAAAGCTGAAATAAACGCTCAGATAAAATATTTGGAGACAGTAAATACACTTTTCGCCCAATCAGATGAAAATTCGTTAATTGCCCAAGTTCTAAAATCTAATTTAAAAATAAGCATTTCTCAGGAAGCTGTTCTTTTTCATTTCATTTCAACCAAATGGCAGAAACCCAATACTGAAATTGTCGATTTTTTTGCTGACGGTTTTGATTTTTTAGCAGAAGAGAATATAATCCAAGATGAGACTTCTTCTGGTTACTGGCTGCGTTTTCAAGATTTCAACATATACATCAAACCATTAGCACACGAGCCAATATTACACGATGTAAATCTACGTGAAAAAGCTATATCAGAAATGGTTAATAATAATAATTCTGCCCTAAAAAAATTAGAATCTGAAAATGAAAATATAAAAGCTTTTGAACTGGGGAATGTTTATGATATTGAATCTGCCCCTATTCTAGCATCACTCGATAAGAGATTAAAAAACTATGCCGTCCAAAAAGATATAAACTTAACTATCCAACTGGCATTGCAGTTGAATGACAAAAGAAAGAAACTGAATGATGAAGTAAATATAATTAAAGAAGAATATTCTGAACTTATCAAATCAGCAAATATTGATGATATTACTGATTTTGCCTCAATAGAAAATAGAGAGCATAGCCTTGTACAAAAACGTGAAAAAAAATATGATGAATTTAAGCAGAGACATACCAGCGATGATGCTACATTAATTACATTAAAAAACACAACAATTCCTACACTGAAAGGAGATTTGGAAGAAAAAAAAGATCAAGAACAAACAGCATATATTAATTATGTAGAGAAAAAGAAAAATATAGAACAGACTTACAATGACCTTTTTGGAGCTGAGATCTTAGAATTTACTGAAAGTCAAATGTGGGAAGCAAAAGGCAGATTTACTTATGACAAAGCAAATTATGAATCATTATATCGCCAGACTTGCGAAAATTTCGACGAAACAAAAAATAAAAACAATATAGAACTTACCATCGAAATGGAAAACGGTAATTTCAATTTTGAACTTCTAGAAAGAATTTTTTTAGGAAAAATACGTTTTAAGGATCAGATTGCTGAGGAGCTTAGAACGGCAAATAGATCCCGCCATAACCTTATTGATTCAATTCACGAGACTATGTTAAAGATTTTTGCCAAAACTAAGAATAAATATGATGCTTATGAAAGACAAATCCGGGATTTAAATCTTTTTTTCAAAGGACGAAAAATTAGTAAAAAGTACTATTTTCAGGTAGAATTCCAACCCAGCAATGACATTCCAATCAATTGGATTACAGAACTTCAAAGCCAATCTCAACAAGCCTTTAAACCAGGTGAGCTTCCAATGGGTAATTCTGTTGAAAATTTTGTAGAAGATTTTTTCAAGAAAGCGGCTAATTATAAAAAGAAAATGGGGTTCCGAGAACTTCTTGATCCACGTACTTATTTCACCTTGGATGCTGGGCTTTTAGATGAAAAAGGTAATGAAGTTTCTGGAAGTACCGGCGAAACATATACTGCAAAGGTTCTTCTAGGAATCGGAAGATTATCAAAAATTCAATCACAGAATCGTACAGGTGTAAGATTTATTATACTTGAAGAAACTGCGAATCTTGATAAGACCAACTTCAATAATTTCCCAGAAATTGCTGATGAATTTGGTTATCAAATAATAACGATGACTCCTAAACCATTTGGAGCAGATTCAGATCAGGGATGGTACCTCCATCATCTTTTACCCGGAAAAGAAATATCAGAAATTAATTACCCAATTCCTTCAAGCTATTTTAAAACCAATCTTACTAAACAAAATCTTTTAACATATTTAAAGAACCAAAAGAAGAATAACGATGAACTGGATAGTATTAAAGGCTCTGAATGAGATCTACAATAATGGGTTTACAGTGATGAGGTCAACTCTTTTAAGCGACATTGATATCCAATTTCTCTTAGATCAAACAGGAGAATTAAAACTTGGAATAAATCGGATTAATGAAGGTCCAGGCTTCAAGGAATTTTATACAAAGAATCACTTAAAAAATTTTAATTCTTATCTATCTTTTCTAGGAGCTAATGAACTACTTACCCCTCAAATACGCTTTCAAGAATCCGACATTAAGATTTTAATGGAATTAAAAAATGGTATGGATTCAGGTGATTTACTTCCTGTTCGAGATGAAATAATAATAGCAGAAGAAACTGTCAGAGGTGTGTCACAAATGTTTTTCAAAAACGAAAAATATCTAGAAAAGTCAGAAAGTCTTACCTCAGCTGTAAAAACAATTTTAAATATTGATTCTCTGGCAAATGATAAAGATCAACAATACAAGTATGTCTTGCAATGTGAAAAACCCGAAAAAATCGTATTATGTGAAAATCTTGACTTTTTAAAACGCCCCTCAAGACCACGTAAGCACAATATCGAACTTTGGTATGCCGGGGGGAAAAATATTGCAAAACTAAAATTTTCAGGAGAAATCACACTTCCAATTTATTATTCCTGTGACTGGGATTATGACGGATTACATATCTACCAAATTGTAAAAAAAATATTACCACAGATCCGCCTCCTTTTTCCAAACGGAGCTAGCAAATCTATTATTGAAACAGAACATAAAAGTTTTTGGAAACCAAAAGGACATGATGATTCACTATCCGGATTAGATCCTACCTTTTTTAATGATCAAGAAAAATTCCTTATCCAAAATCTCATTTCCGATAACGAATGGATAATGGAAGAAACAAATGATTTGATAGAAATGGTAGAAACAATAGGTTGATTATCTTTTAAATCAAAAATTTACTATAGCTTTTTGATTAAAACAAAAACCTTTAATGATCTCAATTTAAGGGCTGAATACATTTATCTTTTCTTCCATTTCCATCAATCATATTCAATTTATAATCTCTATCTTCAATCAATCCAGTTTCTGATAATATCGAAATCAAATCGATTTCTTTTTCTAATATGATAGTACCGTCATTTGATGTACCTAGTTTATCCCTGTCTTCTTTAGATATTGCAATTATAACCTGCCTGTTTTTTATTTTAGCGGCTTCTTTCAAAAGCATTTTCAAATCACCTGATGCCATAGCGTGCTGTCCAGGTTCATCAAGTACCAAAATACCTAAATGAAATTTCGCTTTGACTAAAAGTGATAAATAGAAAGCCCATTGTGCACGTATAAAATCACTTGCGGAGGACATTAATCTAATTGGTTGTGAAAGAAACCCTGGAGTTTTTACAACTGGAAATAACTTGTTGTTGTCCTCATTTGAAATATAGATACGCCCAATAATCTCTTTTGAATATCCAAAAGATTCCAAATATTGAATAAAAACTTTTTGGAAAGAAAAGATCTGTTCTTCATCATCTTTTTTATGAGATTGGAGTATATCTCTTCTTTCTTTGATTCTAATAAGATTATTTGATAATTCTGTCAGATGTAACTTGAATCTTTCAAATTGAATCTTGATCTTCTCCATCTTACCTAACTCAAATCGAATCTGAATTTCATCATTTATATCCGTTCTGGATGGAATTCTCGAATCATCAACTATCTCTTTATCGATTGTTACAAGGGCAAATTGCAAATCATTTATTTGCTCTTTATAGTAGAGTAAGGTCTTTTCGAAACGTTCCAATAGATTTTTAGAGCTTTTAATATAAGATTCATAAAGGCTTCTCTCTGATTTATAAAAAGGTAATGATCCCAAAGCGTTTATACGATCTACATTTTGTAATACCACATCTGGATTCGCCAGCAACGATGAATTACAAACCGGACAATTTTCAACAGCTCCAATATGAAACGACTGGAGTTGGTTCAATTTATTAAGCCCCTCCAAAACTTCAATCTCTCTTTTCAATTGTTCTAATGTCGATTGATATCTCTGAATTTTAATTTCTTCGTTAATTTTTTCTTTTTGGATGCTCGTATGCTCCTCTATAAGGAATTTAAGCTTTTGACGAAACTCTGCCTGTCTTTTCAACAAATTATTGTTTTTTTGTCTATCATCAACAGATATTTCATTTTTTTGCTTCAAGCTTCTACGCAAACTGTTTAAATTTGTAATAGAATCATCAATACTTAAATACTGTCCGTCCAGACCTCTTGTCTGCAATGTCAAAGCTTCTATCTTCTTTGGCTTTAATTCCGTTGTAAAAGTCGTTGATAAATTGGGTGTTGTAAAGTTATTGAATGCCACCAAGGACTGAAAATTATCCACTGAATTCCCCCAGTTACCTTTTTCTGCTTTCTCTTCTTCCTTCAATTTATCAAGTTCAAATTCTTCAACTAACCCACTAAGTCCTAAAGTATACTCAACAATCTTTTGCTTGGCTTTTTTTGTATTAAAAATTGGTACTTGTGCAAAAAAATCTGACCAGCCTTTGGTTTGTTCTACAAAAGAACTTGCAAATATCTGTTGTAAATAAAGAATCTTCTGAACACCATTATAACTTTTAAATACAGGTATTGCTATACCTGAAAAATCTGACAACCAACGATAAAACCCTCTATCATGATCACTATCTCCCTTAGCATGAATGAACTTATCTTCGGGGTCTCCATCATTCGTCTGAACAATAAGAACATTTGGATCTTCACCATAATTTGACTTTATAGAACGTTTAATTGTAGCAGTACCTCCCCTATCATTGCTCAGATTAAGTTCTGCATAAGATTCATTCACGAGAATACTTTCATCATTATATTTAAAACTACTTTTTAAACATTCTTTCAGACCATCAGTATTTCCGTAGCTTGCTAGCTGTTCCATTCCCAAGCAATAATATATACATGCCAAAACCGTCGATTTTCCACTGGAATTATCTCCCGATAAAATATTTAATCCAGATTGAAAACTAAAGTGGAAACCAAACTTCCTGTTCTCTTTATCGAGCACTATCCCCTTAATACTATGAATATTAATCATATTACCAGATTAATTGTTGATTTTTTAATTGTTTAACACTAACAGCCTTTGCCCATAACTTAATACTAGCAGTTAAGTCTGGTAAAATCTTATCATTCTCAATTTGTTGAACGAAGTTAATACCATCTGATGTTAGAGTAAAACTGATATTTCCCTTATTATCTTGGATATAAAGAAGTCCCGTCTCATGTGCCAAAATCACTCTTTTTCTTAAACCCTCTGATATCTCCCATGGGGATGAAAGAAGAGTAGATAACTTTGAAATTTTAGCTTCTTTTTTTATTGCATCTAAAATAAAGGCAATTTTTCTTAACTCTACTGAGCGTGTATTTCCACCAATTGAATAATATAGTATAAGTAGAATCATGATAACAGCAATTTTGTCATTTTCCCAAAACCCATCAAACACCTTAACTTTATTTCCCTTAATTTTTAACTTCTCATTCATCTTTTATAAAACTTAAACTGCAGTTTGAAATCCATTCGCTAATACCATAATTGGATAAAATTTTAATATCATCTAAACCTAGTACATCTCCAAGACACGATATTAAATAATCCTCATACTCCTTTTTTATTTGCTTTAATCCACTATTTGCCTCTGTTCTAGTGTTTGCATTTACTTCTAAGTCATCTAAATCATATGCATAATAAGCCTTATTATATTGATCGTAAATGATTTCATGCTTGCGAAGCTCTGAATACAAAAATGCTTTTCCAACCAAAAGTCGTCTAATCGCATTTCTTTTCATTATCTCTAAACGATCATCACTATATACCTTTGTCAGTTTATCAACTATATAATCTAATTGAGGTTTATTTCCCTCGTCATTTTCCCACAACGAGATCGCCTTATCATCCGTCTGCTCAAAAATAGAGTTAACAGAACTCGCAAGGAGTTTATTATCAAAATCAAGTGCACTTGATTCAATAATGTTCAATTTAACATCAAGTTTATCAATAGCTGAAATACTTGTAAACTTTAATTGCCCGTCGTTACCTTTATTTGGAATTTCAATCATTACACCGAAACAGATAAGTTTGTCATGATTAGCTAGGAATAATCCAGACCCAGACCATCCTCCAAGCCAATCACTACCCGATTGATAAATATTATTCATCAAAAGGGCTTTTTCAATCTTACAATAAAATTTATGAATATTATTTTGACAAAAGTTTATGAACTGCAAGTTGGTATGCGTTACAGGCAATTTACTCGTTTCATACTTGCCACGAAA
This genomic window from Chryseobacterium sp. MEBOG06 contains:
- a CDS encoding condensin complex protein MksE, producing the protein MDYDYKDREVNHDFSFLNFTDVQAHFADLNISLLRGRHVQTGEGYIFTLVNNYVSEFTFYYRSLYGLDLKREKSENIEYYYLDFPEEGKGKLYSSDRHREMSAWDSLIALMLLNMYYDRLFDHTKTINRPILENEIMNSDLAPSYKKVFFNNIIRDFYSDPEWKTAMDHYKRALRTLDQLGWVKLLPAGEGDGDILFIIRESINRFANLYHYEISHFDTFVEQIMQKKNKK
- a CDS encoding recombinase family protein, whose amino-acid sequence is MPAVYLYIRVSTDEQAVKGYSQRSQLERLVHYCKYNNLIITETIFEDYSAKTFNRPSWNKLMFKVKSLKNRPAIILFTYWDRFSRNITDAYLMLEKLGSMGVSLQAIDQPIDFSIPESKIILAVYLATSEVENDKRSRNVSLGMQKARLEGRWINKAPLGYRNKVTADGRKYIAPYAPEAFIIREAFEEIIKEKRVTVSEIYKNAISKGLKCSMSAFYRLIRNPIYCGQIKVPESENEKSKIINGLHTGIVSVMLFEQVQKVLRDLNNLKFVKNKKVLNENFILRGVLLCPICGKTLTASSSQGRCKKYYYYHCAGECKYRIRADYLNTGFLTFLKEAQIDISFLKIANDFLKEINKGKQEAYQSKKREIGRAMDKSIDRSLNAHQLFSMGKIDYDDYFLIKNSCKVYLKNCASELREQALKAGVRMYGKKEGNNIFCHLGDIYEVSDILTKQRIARLFFPEKVITNENILNMLPEFIKEIFGIKLAKPESKVAKNLGNDEKINHFLKEISLFAFEQQLKTI